A single genomic interval of Drosophila virilis strain 15010-1051.87 chromosome 2, Dvir_AGI_RSII-ME, whole genome shotgun sequence harbors:
- the Csk gene encoding uncharacterized protein Csk: MVTTIKITCDGVFIQSNSYLTPTQTNATTAATAAVAATTAAQSASTGNSLSNESDNSQTSSGSQNAGSSQNSSKKSSTRSNCSRHRAAAGAGSQDTRRRYYYFGSKDVYWCKQSLTRSASSLSQRESNNCSSAINGHATAGQIISKARRRPLQLCSSLSAAYAPPKRKEFYFCDKYAATGGGSNSTGSGSATGSNSNSRGKHTAVQPIDVRLLNFLRNAQRRFQSAAATTTTTTTTAANKPKSESSSRSNTKERASARSRSNHNKNKINNSSSSSLPPIISTDDWFDEEASETKTKDIQTRNSQSKIAKPRTTTKAAGEGELITVEIKQGQLRHKQQHQQPQQPQKTQTTTSAAAAKPPISTKTATARAQTGNVTPTAGDRSVTSCKVEDMNSHATATQNGQTTVVGHHRGFSQPSVNASAATGGTAGDPWYLQATGHQMPPTAPLRHNKRPAPQPNSMGVVGVGVGVGVGVGVGVGVGATTLLHQQQLSQSQPHIMPPSIPPHHHHHRENNVHPTPAAAASAAASAASAAASLHLSSHALNSHNLINNHSPKSPNQTQQQQQTTTIHQQQQQQQQQQQQQQHNILSTFAPAPIATGTHAQVEQAAAAAASVTAAAVAAVTQQQQQQHMQLLANCASSNNLMSSSLTLHAPVGALPPKSLALTGGNGSNSGSNNMLLQSTQPTVANSGSSSGNNNTSSNTSSSNTTGMSTSLHSFDLNGGSLDKWTSGSTTAMNHASLSPTGAPQQHQLRKCEVKLNAMPWFHGSITRDEAEHLLQPREDGLFLVRESTNFPGDYTLCVCFQGKVEHYRVKYLENKLTIDDEEYFENLGQLVAHYEADADGLCTQLIKCLPKLGKQEFCINSKEFVDKGWVIPEAELQLRESIGKGEFGDVMLGILRNEKVAVKMLKDEGAVQKFLAEASVMTTLEHENLVKFIGLVFTSKHLYLVTEYMSKGSLVDYLRSRGRQHITKKDQINFAFDTASGMEYLEAKKVVHRDLAARNVLISEDCVAKVSDFGLAREECYNLDVGKLPIKWTAPEALKNGRFSNKSDMWSFGILLWEIYSFGRVPYPRIPLADVVKHVEVGYKMEAPEGCPPEIYEMMRQAWDLNPAKRPTFAELKVKLQQLNNATA; this comes from the exons ATGGTGACAACAATCAAAATTACCTGCGATGGCGTTTTCATCCAATCCAACTCGTATCTCACGCCCACGCAAACGAATGCgacgacagcagcaactgcagcagtagcagccACAACTGCAGCACAATCAGCATCAACTGGCAACAGTTTGAGCAACGAGAGCGACAACTCGCAGacgagcagcggcagccagaACGCAGGCAGCAGCCagaacagcagcaagaaaTCATCGACACGCTCCAATTGCAGCAGGCATCGAGCAGCGGCTGGCGCGGGCTCGCAGGATACGCGCAGGCGTTACTATTATTTTGGCAGCAAGGACGTCTATTGGTGCAAGCAGAGCCTGACGCGCAGCGCCAGCAGCCTGAGCCAGCGCGAATCGAATAACTGCAGCAGCGCCATCAACGGCCACGCAACTGCTGGTCAAATCATTTCCAAAGCGCGTCGTCGACCCCTGCAGCTGTGCAGCAGCCTGAGTGCTGCCTATGCGCCGCCAAAGCGCAAggagttttatttttgtgataAATATGCGGCCACAGGtggtggcagcaacagcactgGCAGTGGCAGTGCCACGGGCTCCAACTCCAACAGCAGAGGCAAGCACACAGCTGTGCAGCCCATTGATGTGCGTTTGCTGAACTTTCTGCGTAATGCACAGCGCAGATttcaatcagcagcagcaacaacaacaacaaccacaacaacagcagcaaataaaccaaagtctgaaagcagcagcagaagcaacacCAAAGAACGTGCTTCAGCCAGGAGCAGAAGCAaccacaataaaaacaaaatcaacaacagcagcagcagctccctGCCGCCTATCATCAGCACCGATGATTGGTTTG ACGAAGAAGCAAGCGAAACAAAGACTAAGGACATACAAACACGCAATAGCCAGTCAAAGATAGCAAAGCCAAGGACGACGACCAAAGCAGCCGGGGAGGGTGAGCTGATAACCGTGGAAATCAAACAGGGTCAGTTGAGGCACaaacagcagcaccaacagccgCAACAGCCGCAAAAAACACagacaacaacatcagctgCGGCTGCAAAGCCGCCAatatcaacaaaaacagcaactgcaaGAGCACAAACCGGAAACGTAACGCCAACAGCAGGTGACAGGAGCGTCACCAGCTGCAAGGTCGAGGATATGAACAGCCACGCGACCGCCACACAAAACGGACAAACAACGGTCGTTGGTCATCATCGCGGCTTCTCGCAGCCATCGGTCAACGCGTCAGCTGCAACCGGCGGCACAGCTGGCGATCCATGGTATCTGCAGGCTACCGGGCATCAAATGCCGCCAACTGCACCGCTTCGCCACAATAAACGACCCGCTCCACAGCCCAATTCCATGGGTGTTGTCGGTGTCGGGGTCGGTGTTGgtgtcggcgtcggcgtcggtgTGGGCGTTGGTGCCACAACGCTGCTACATCAGCAACAGTTGAGCCAATCCCAGCCACATATTATGCCGCCGAGCATACCaccgcatcatcatcatcatcgcgAAAACAATGTG CAcccaacaccagcagcagcagcatcagcggcagcatcagcagcgtcggcggcggcgtcaTTGCATCTGTCATCGCATGCATTAAATAGTCATAATTTAATCAACAATCATTCGCCAAAATCGCCCAACCagacgcaacagcagcagcagacgacgACAatacaccagcagcagcagcagcagcagcagcaacaacaacaacaacagcacaacaTATTGTCAACATTTGCGCCCGCGCCAATAGCAACAGGAACACATGCCCAGGTtgagcaggcagcagcagcagcagcgtccgtaaccgcagcagctgttgccgccgtcacacagcaacagcagcagcagcatatgcAGCTGCTGGCGAACTGCGCTTCCAGCAATAATCTAATGTCCTCCTCGCTAACACTGCATGCGCCGGTGGGCGCATTGCCGCCAAAAAGCTTAGCCCTCACCGGCGgcaatggcagcaacagcggcagcaacaacatgttgctgcaGTCCACACAGCCAACAGTTgccaacagcggcagcagcagcggcaacaacaacaccagcagcaacactagcagcagcaacaccacaGGCATGTCCACATCACTGCACAGCTTCGATTTAAACGGCGGCAGCTTGGACAAGTGGACAAGTGGCTCCACAACGGCCATGAATCATGCATCGCTATCGCCCACAGGTGCACCGCAGCAACATCAGTTGCGCAAATGTGAAGTTAAGCTGAATGCAATGCC CTGGTTTCATGGCAGCATAACGCGCGACGAGGCGGAGCATTTGCTGCAGCCGCGCGAGGATGGCCTGTTCCTAGTGCGCGAATCGACTAATTTTCCCGGTGATTATACGCTGTGCGTTTGCTTTCAGGGCAAGGTGGAGCATTATCGTGTCAAATATCTGGAGAATAAGTTAACCATCGACGACGAGGAATACTTTGAGAATCTGGGACAACTTGTAGCA CACTATGAAGCGGATGCGGATGGTCTATGCACGCAGCTCATTAAATGTTTGCCCAAGTTGGGTAAACAAGAGTTTTGCATCAACTCCAAAGAGTTTGTCGACAAGGGCTGGGTAATACCCGAAgcggagctgcagctgcgggaGAGCATTGGCAAGGGCGAGTTTGGCGACGTCATGCTGGGCATATTGCGCAACGAGAAGGTCGCCGTCAAGATGCTCAAAGATGAGGGAGCTGTGCAAAAGTTTCTCGCTGAGGCGTCGGTCATGAC CACGCTGGAGCATGAGAATCTGGTCAAGTTCATTGGCCTCGTTTTTACCAGCAAGCATCTCTACTTAGTTACGGAATACATGAGCAAAGGATCGCTGGTTGATTATTTGCGTTCGCGTGGACGACAGCACATAACCAAAAAGGATCAAATCAATTTCGCCTT CGACACCGCCTCTGGCATGGAGTATCTGGAGGCCAAAAAAGTTGTGCATCGCGATTTAGCTGCACGTAATGTGCTCATCTCGGAGGACTGTGTGGCCAAAGTATCTGACTTTGGTCTGGCACGCGAAGAATGCTACAATCTCGATGTTGGCAAGCTGCCCATCAAATGGACAGCGCCCGAGGCACTCAAGAATGGC CGCTTCTCTAACAAATCGGATATGTGGAGTTTTGGCATACTACTGTGGGAAATCTACTCCTTTGGACGTGTGCCCTATCCCCGAATT CCACTTGCGGATGTGGTAAAACACGTAGAGGTTGGCTACAAAATGGAAGCGCCAGAGGGTTGCCCACCGGAAATCTATGAAATGATGCGTCAGGCGTGGGATTTGAATCCAGCGAAGCGGCCAACATTTGCGGAGCTGAAAgtgaagctgcagcagctaaaTAATGCCACGGCGTGA
- the Elp1 gene encoding elongator complex protein 1, with translation MRNLKLQYCKEQTTGVKNAKQLLLQPDHERSGQEITFIVTDSTIYATDNEAGDGEAPKLVAELPDIVGAEYLQLENAICVATGAGEVLILKPDTLAQSEGTYCDVGIECMAWSPNQEVVAFITKTKNVVVMTCTYDVLGEQPLDAALADDQQFVNVGWGKKETQFHGTAGKQAAKQSAEFQPPEDVQQLPQDVQIAWRGDGAYFAVSYVATQVGRTFSVYDCEGKLQYTAEKWNGLQTPIAWRPSGNWIAQPQILPSKSTVALFEKNGLRHREFVLPFDLHEESIVRLRWSNDSDILALHTVTEEAQTIYLYTIGNYHWYLKQVLVYKEQLDPLAFFHWDTRLGNEHMLHVLLESGKRYTHRFHYAIDCQPGTAIVCVIDGKRLLLTNFSAAVVPPPMCWRVVEMSSYINAVCSCDSHICIYTSDRVLHFYVPEMNQFLCHEQLQPEFEQIQLANLSCFFDSYLLATHSVGSQTRILLLNNGKTTSSQRIAGTINALAVSNGNFYIQTLNNGHIYEFALTADKQTKLMRSYLQLGQAVDQMIIHSSPFAPAGKLITLRSQQLLHIDGQRIDEDVTSICVVDDYLVYTQLNSLHFVRLLDKSTVSTRSIERGAKLVTSASDARLVLQLPRGNLEVICPRVLALGLIGRQLDRYQYEEAMRIVRKQRINLNIICDHNVEQFRANVDKFLRQIVDAQWICLFLSELQNEDYALGMYASNYDASQQHYPPDYNVKQKVQKICALLIAHMTQATDPALMARYRLPIITAYVKAGSLPHALQYIWRHKQTDAQLGEQLLKYLLYLVDVNELYNAALGTYHFGLVLFVAEQSQKDPKEFLPYLNELKALPLNYRKFKIDEHLKRFERALNHLAECGEEHYDLALDFIQKHNLYGQALVAYQAQHDFHRRICVAYADHLRANAQLEAASLMYERGGQLQQALLSARHTLDWQRVLRLAQCAGEPLAQVANSLVAPLQQHDRHLEAYELLKRFEEPTSEAPLEVLLHGHLYGRAIYEAGLLDLDGTADLLGKRVRPALIAYVGQLEASLRADRDLFVEYKQRLLDIRKRQATAADAGEEHELDIDEVDLLSDTSSISSSRHSGSSRGTGKTFRSSKNRRKHERKLLSLKPGNPFEDIALIDALHNQVTKLGQQQQQQLVRDTCKALLQLHTEDVQAAALQRQYEGILTELLASLDEIWLPELMGGTTQHLTGPNVDYLALQKEQRYALISPLKRFKPQLIIIDWKHGILH, from the exons atgcGCAATCTGAAACTGCAATATTGCAAGGAACAGACCACAGGcgtcaaaaatgccaaacaacTGTTGCTCCAACCGGATCACGAACGTAGTGGCCAAGAAATCACATTCATTGTGACCGACAGCACAATCTACGCCACAGACAATGAAGCCGGCGATGGGGAAGCGCCTAAACTGGTAGCCGAACTGCCGGATATAGTCGGTGCAGAGTATCTGCAGCTGGAGAACGCAATATGTGTGGCCACGGGCGCCGGCGAGGTGCTAATCCTCAAACCCGACACACTGGCCCAGAGCGAGGGCACCTACTGCGACGTGGGCATTGAGTGCATGGCCTGGTCACCCAACCAGGAGGTGGTCGCCTTtataaccaaaacaaaaaatgtggtCGTCATGACCTGTACATATGATGTACTGGGCGAGCAGCCCCTAGATGCGGCACTCGCGGACGATCAACAGTTCGTGAACGTGGGCTGGGGCAAGAAGGAGACACAGTTCCATGGCACGGCCGGTAAACAGGCGGCCAAGCAGTCCGCAGAGTTTCAACCGCCTGAAGATGTGCAGCAGTTACCTCAG GACGTGCAGATAGCCTGGCGCGGCGATGGCGCCTATTTCGCCGTCTCATATGTGGCCACCCAGGTGGGTCGCACCTTCAGCGTCTACGACTGCGAGGGCAAGCTGCAGTATACGGCGGAAAAGTGGAATGGATTGCAGACACCAATCGCCTGGCGTCCCAGCGGCAATTGGATTGCCCAACCACAAATTCTGCCCAGCAAATCAACTGTGGCGCTGTTCGAAAAGAACGGTTTGCGTCATCGCGAATTTGTATTGCCCTTCGATTTGCACGAGGAGTCAATTGTGCGGCTTCGCTGGAGCAACGATTCAGACATCCTGGCGCTGCATACGGTTACAGAAGAGgcgcaaacaatttatttgtatacgaTTGGCAATTATCATTGGTATCTGAAGCAGGTGCTCGTCTATAAGGAGCAACTGGATCCGCTTGCCTTCTTCCACTGGGACACTCGCCTGGGTAACGAGCACATGCTGCACGTTCTGCTCGAGAGTGGCAAACGTTATACGCATCGCTTTCATTATGCCATCGATTGCCAGCCGGGCACAGCCATTGTCTGTGTTATCGATGGCAAGCGCCTACTGCTGACCAATTTCTCGGCGGCTGTGGTGCCGCCGCCCATGTGCTGGCGCGTCGTCGAAATGAGTAGCTATATAAATGCCGTTTGCTCCTGCGATTctcacatatgtatttataccAGCGATCGTGTGCTGCACTTTTATGTGCCGGAAATGAATCAGTTCTTATGCCACGAGCAGCTTCAACCTGAGTTCGAGCAAATCCAATTGGCCAATTTGAGCTGCTTCTTCGATTCATATTTGCTGGCCACACACAGCGTGGGCAGCCAGACTCGCATCCTCTTGCTTAATAATGGCAAGACGACAAGCTCGCAGCGCATCGCTGGCACCATAAATGCCCTGGCCGTGAGCAATGGCAATTTCTACATCCAAACCCTCAACAATGGCCACATCTACGAGTTTGCCCTGACCGCCGACAAGCAGACAAAGCTAATGCGCAGCTATTTGCAGCTCGGACAGGCCGTGGACCAAATGATAATTCACAGCAGCCCCTTTGCACCGGCAG GTAAACTGATTACGCTGCGctcgcagcagctgctacaCATAGATGGGCAGAGGATTGACGAGGATGTTACCTCAATCTGCGTGGTCGACGACTATTTGGTCTATACACAACTGAATTCGCTGCACTTCGTGCGGCTGTTGGATAAAAGCACTGTGTCCACGCGCAGCATTGAGCGTGGCGCCAAGCTGGTGACATCGGCAAGTGATGCCCGGCTGGTGTTGCAGCTGCCGCGCGGCAATCTAGAGGTGATCTGTCCCCGTGTCCTGGCACTGGGCCTAATTGGCAGGCAGCTTGATCGTTATCAATACGAGGAGGCAATGCGAATAGTGCGCAAGCAGCGCATCAATCTGAACATCATCTGTGACCACAATGTCGAGCAATTTCGTGCCAATGTGGACAAGTTTCTGCGCCAGATTGTGGACGCCCAATGGATATGCCTGTTCCTTAGCGAGCTGCAGAACGAGGACTATGCGCTGGGCATGTACGCCAGCAACTATGACGCATCGCAGCAACACTATCCGCCCGACTACAATGTCAAGCAGAAGGTGCAAAAGATATGCGCCCTATTGATCGCCCACATGACCCAGGCCACAGATCCCGCTCTAATGGCACGCTATCGCCTGCCCATTATCACCGCGTACGTGAAGGCCGGCAGCTTGCCGCATGCATTGCAATACATTTGGCGGCACAAGCAAACCGATGCACAACTGGGCGAGCAGCTGCTCAAGTATCTGCTCTATTTGGTCGATGTGAATGAACTGTATAATGCCGCCTTGGGCACCTATCATTTTGGCCTGGTCCTGTTCGTTGCCGAGCAATCGCAAAAGGATCCCAAAGAGTTTTTGCCCTATCTCAACGAGCTGAAGGCTCTGCCGCTGAACTATCGCAAATTCAAGATCGATGAGCATCTGAAGCGTTTTGAACGTGCTCTCAATCATTTGGCTGAATGTGGCGAAGAGCATTATGATCTGGCGCTCGACTTTATACAAAAGCATAATCTTTATGGCCAGGCTCTGGTCGCCTATCAGGCTCAGCACGATTTCCATCGGCGCATTTGTGTCGCCTATGCGGATCATTTGCGCGCCAATGCCCAACTGGAGGCGGCCAGTCTTATGTACGAGCGGGgcgggcagctgcagcaggcgctGCTCAGCGCCCGCCACACACTCGACTGGCAGCGTGTCCTGAGGCTGGCACAGTGTGCCGGCGAGCCACTGGCACAGGTCGCCAATTCACTGGTGGCGCCGCTCCAGCAACACGATCGCCATTTGGAAGCCTACGAGCTGCTCAAACGGTTTGAAGAGCCGACCAGTGAGGCGCCGCTGGAAGTGCTGCTGCACGGCCATCTCTACGGACGCGCCATCTACGAGGCGGGCCTGCTGGACCTAGACGGCACAGCTGATCTGTTGG GTAAACGCGTTAGGCCCGCGCTCATTGCATATGTCGGACAATTGGAGGCTTCACTGCGTGCAGATCGGGACCTCTTCGTGGAGTACAAACAGCGTCTGCTGGACATACGCAAGCGCCAGGCGACGGCGGCGGATGCCGGCGAGGAGCACGAGCTGGATATTGATGAGGTGGATTTGTTGTCGGAcaccagcagcatcagctCGTCGCGGCACAGCGGCAGCTCGCGGGGCACCGG AAAAACATTTCGCTCCAGCAAAAATCGACGCAAACACGAACGCAAACTGCTTAGCCTGAAGCCGGGCAACCCCTTCGAAGATATCGCGCTCATCGATGCGCTGCACAACCAAGTCACGAAGctcggccagcagcagcagcagcagcttgtgCGTGACACATGCAAAGCGCTCCTCCAGCTGCACACCGAGGATGTCCAGGCGGCGGCACTGCAGCGCCAATACGAGGGCATACTGACGGAGCTGCTCGCGTCGCTGGACGAGATCTGGTTGCCGGAGCTAATGGGCGGCACCACACAGCATCTGACCGGACCCAATGTCGACTATCTGGCCCTGCAAAAGGAACAGCGTTATGCTCTAATAT CTCCCCTGAAGCGATTCAAGCCGCAATTGATCATTATCGATTGGAAGCATGGCATATTGCATTAG